Proteins from one Escherichia coli genomic window:
- the aslA gene encoding arylsulfatase AslA encodes MEFSFSPKLLVVAVAAALPLMASAADTPSTATARKGFAGYDHPNQYLVKPATTIADNMMPVMQHPAQDKETQQKLAELEKKTGKKPNVVVFLLDDVGWMDVGFNGGGVAVGNPTPDIDAVASQGLILTSAYSQPSSSPTRATILTGQYSIHHGILMPPMYGQPGGLQGLTTLPQLLHDQGYVTQAIGKWHMGENKESQPQNVGFDDFRGFNSVSDMYTEWRDVHVNPEVALSPDRSEYIQKLPFSKDDVHAVRGGEQEAIADITPKYMEDLDQRWMEYGVKFLDKMAKSDKPFFLYYGTRGCHFDNYPNAKYAGSSPARTSYGDCMVEMNDIFANLYKALEKNGQLDNTLIVFTSDNGPEAEVPPHGRTPFRGAKGSTWEGGVRVPTFVYWKGMIQPRKSDGIVDLADLFPTALDLAGHPGAKVADLVPKTTFIDGVDQTSFFLGTNGQSNRKAEHYFLNGKLSAVRMDEFKYHVLIQQPYAYTQSGYQGGFTGTVMQTAGSSVFNLYTDPQESDSIGVRHIPMGVPLQTEMHAYMEILKKYPPRAQIKSD; translated from the coding sequence ATGGAATTTTCGTTTTCACCCAAACTTCTTGTTGTGGCTGTCGCCGCCGCTCTTCCACTCATGGCCAGCGCAGCAGATACCCCGTCAACCGCCACCGCACGCAAAGGCTTTGCCGGATACGATCACCCAAACCAGTATCTGGTTAAACCGGCGACCACTATTGCCGACAACATGATGCCGGTGATGCAGCATCCTGCACAAGACAAAGAAACCCAGCAGAAGCTGGCAGAACTTGAGAAAAAAACCGGTAAGAAACCGAACGTGGTTGTTTTCTTGCTGGATGATGTGGGCTGGATGGATGTTGGCTTTAACGGCGGTGGCGTGGCGGTGGGTAACCCTACACCAGATATCGACGCCGTTGCCAGCCAGGGGCTGATTTTAACTTCGGCGTATTCTCAACCGAGTTCTTCCCCAACCCGCGCCACGATTCTTACCGGACAATACTCCATCCACCACGGCATTCTGATGCCGCCAATGTACGGGCAACCGGGCGGTCTGCAAGGGTTAACCACTCTGCCGCAGTTGCTGCACGATCAGGGCTACGTCACCCAGGCCATCGGGAAATGGCATATGGGGGAAAACAAAGAGTCGCAGCCGCAGAACGTTGGCTTTGATGATTTCCGCGGCTTTAACTCGGTATCCGATATGTATACCGAATGGCGTGATGTTCATGTCAACCCGGAAGTCGCCCTGAGCCCGGATCGTTCTGAATACATCCAAAAACTGCCATTCAGCAAAGATGACGTTCATGCCGTGCGCGGCGGTGAACAGGAAGCCATTGCCGACATTACGCCGAAATATATGGAAGACCTGGATCAACGCTGGATGGAATATGGCGTTAAGTTCCTCGACAAGATGGCGAAGAGCGATAAGCCTTTCTTCCTCTACTACGGCACTCGCGGCTGTCACTTCGATAACTACCCAAATGCGAAATATGCGGGTAGCTCTCCGGCGCGCACCTCTTACGGCGACTGCATGGTGGAGATGAACGATATCTTCGCCAATCTGTATAAAGCACTGGAGAAAAACGGTCAGCTTGATAACACGCTGATTGTCTTTACCTCCGATAACGGACCAGAAGCCGAAGTACCGCCGCACGGACGCACACCGTTCCGTGGTGCGAAAGGTTCTACATGGGAAGGCGGCGTTCGTGTGCCAACCTTCGTTTACTGGAAAGGCATGATCCAACCGCGTAAATCTGACGGCATTGTCGATCTGGCGGATCTCTTCCCTACGGCACTGGATCTGGCGGGGCATCCTGGGGCGAAAGTAGCGGATTTAGTACCGAAAACCACCTTTATCGATGGTGTGGACCAGACATCTTTCTTCCTGGGAACAAATGGTCAGTCTAACCGTAAGGCCGAGCACTACTTCCTCAACGGCAAACTTTCTGCTGTGCGTATGGATGAGTTTAAATATCACGTACTAATCCAACAGCCATACGCTTATACCCAGAGCGGATATCAGGGTGGATTCACCGGCACGGTAATGCAAACGGCGGGATCGTCGGTGTTTAACCTGTACACCGATCCGCAGGAAAGCGACTCTATCGGCGTGCGCCATATCCCAATGGGTGTACCGCTACAGACCGAAATGCACGCGTATATGGAGATCCTGAAAAAATATCCGCCGCGCGCGCAGATTAAATCTGATTAA
- the hemX gene encoding uroporphyrinogen-III C-methyltransferase, which yields MTEQEKTSAVVEETREAVDTTSQPVATEKKSKNNTALILSAVAIAIALAAGVGLYGWGKQQAVNQTATSDALANQLTALQKAQESQKAELEGIIKQQAVQLEQANRQQETLAKQLDEVQQKVATISGSDAKTWLLAQADFLVKLAGRKLWSDQDVTTAAALLKSADASLADMNDPSLITVRRAITDDIASLSAVSQVDYDGIILKLNQLSNQVDNLRLADNDSDGSPMDSDGEELSSSLSEWRINLQKSWQNFMDNFITIRRRDDTAVPLLAPNQDIYLRENIRSRLLVAAQAVPRHQEETYRQALENVSTWVRAYYDTDDATTKAFLDEVDQLSQQNISMDLPETLQSQAMLEKLMQTRVRNLLAQPAAGTTEAKPAPAPAPAPAPAPAPAPAPAPQADTPAAAPQGE from the coding sequence ATGACGGAACAAGAAAAAACCTCCGCCGTGGTTGAAGAGACCAGGGAGGCCGTGGACACCACGTCACAACCTGTCGCAACAGAAAAAAAGAGCAAGAACAACACCGCATTGATTCTCAGCGCGGTGGCTATCGCTATTGCTCTGGCGGCGGGCGTCGGTTTGTATGGCTGGGGTAAACAACAGGCCGTCAATCAGACTGCCACCAGCGATGCCCTGGCTAACCAACTTACGGCACTGCAAAAAGCCCAGGAGAGCCAAAAAGCCGAGCTGGAAGGCATTATCAAGCAACAAGCTGTACAGCTTGAGCAAGCGAATCGTCAGCAAGAAACGCTGGCAAAACAGCTGGATGAAGTCCAACAAAAGGTCGCGACTATTTCCGGCAGCGATGCTAAAACCTGGCTGCTGGCTCAGGCTGATTTCCTGGTGAAACTCGCCGGAAGGAAGCTGTGGAGCGATCAGGACGTCACGACCGCTGCAGCGTTGCTGAAAAGTGCAGATGCCAGCCTGGCGGATATGAATGACCCGAGTCTGATTACCGTTCGTCGGGCAATTACCGATGATATCGCCAGCCTTTCTGCGGTATCGCAGGTGGATTATGACGGCATCATCCTTAAGCTGAACCAGCTTTCTAATCAGGTAGATAACCTGCGTCTGGCCGATAATGACAGCGATGGTTCACCAATGGATTCCGACGGTGAAGAACTTTCCAGTTCCCTCAGCGAATGGCGTATCAATCTACAAAAAAGCTGGCAGAACTTTATGGACAACTTCATTACGATTCGCCGTCGTGATGACACCGCCGTACCACTGTTAGCACCGAATCAGGATATCTATCTGCGCGAAAATATTCGCTCCCGCCTGCTGGTCGCGGCACAAGCCGTACCGCGTCATCAGGAAGAGACTTACCGCCAGGCGCTGGAGAATGTCTCCACCTGGGTACGTGCTTACTACGATACTGATGATGCCACCACCAAAGCGTTCCTCGACGAGGTGGACCAGTTAAGTCAGCAAAATATCTCGATGGATCTCCCGGAAACCCTGCAAAGCCAGGCGATGCTGGAAAAACTGATGCAGACCCGCGTGCGTAACCTGCTGGCACAACCGGCAGCAGGGACAACGGAAGCTAAACCTGCACCTGCACCTGCACCTGCACCTGCACCTGCACCTGCACCTGCACCTGCACCTGCACCGCAAGCTGATACTCCGGCAGCCGCGCCGCAAGGAGAATAA
- the wecG gene encoding lipopolysaccharide N-acetylmannosaminouronosyltransferase, translating to MNNNTTAPTYTLRGLQLIGWRDMQHALDYLFADGQLKQGTLVAINAEKMLTIEDNAEVRELINAAEFKYADGISVVRSVRKKYPQAQVSRVAGADLWEELMARAGKEGTPVFLVGGKPEVLAQTEAKLRNQWNVNIVGSQDGYFKPEQRQALFERIHASGAQIVTVAMGSPKQEIFMRDCRLVHPDALYMGVGGTYDVFTGHVKRAPKIWQKLGLEWLYRLLSQPSRIKRQLRLLRYLRWHYTGNL from the coding sequence ATGAATAACAACACCACAGCACCGACCTATACGCTGCGTGGCTTACAGTTGATTGGTTGGCGTGATATGCAGCACGCCCTCGATTATCTGTTTGCTGACGGGCAGCTTAAGCAGGGAACGCTGGTTGCCATTAATGCCGAAAAAATGCTGACCATTGAAGATAACGCCGAGGTCAGGGAGTTAATTAACGCTGCCGAATTTAAATATGCTGATGGCATCAGCGTTGTACGTTCAGTACGTAAAAAGTACCCGCAGGCGCAGGTTTCCCGCGTTGCCGGGGCCGATCTCTGGGAAGAGCTGATGGCGCGCGCAGGCAAAGAAGGGACGCCGGTATTTCTTGTGGGCGGTAAACCTGAAGTGCTGGCGCAAACTGAAGCTAAACTGCGCAATCAGTGGAATGTGAATATCGTTGGCAGTCAGGATGGTTATTTTAAACCCGAGCAGCGTCAGGCTCTGTTTGAACGCATTCATGCCAGCGGAGCGCAAATCGTCACCGTCGCGATGGGATCGCCAAAGCAGGAGATCTTCATGCGTGACTGCCGTCTGGTGCATCCGGATGCGCTGTATATGGGCGTTGGCGGGACTTACGATGTTTTCACCGGTCACGTGAAACGCGCACCGAAAATCTGGCAAAAGCTGGGGCTGGAGTGGCTCTACCGCCTGCTTTCGCAGCCGAGCCGCATTAAGCGTCAGCTTCGTTTGCTGCGTTATTTACGCTGGCATTACACCGGCAACCTCTGA
- the hemC gene encoding hydroxymethylbilane synthase, which yields MLDNVLRIATRQSPLALWQAHYVKDKLMASHPGLVVELVPMVTRGDVILDTPLAKVGGKGLFVKELEVALLENRADIAVHSMKDVPVEFPQGLGLVTICEREDPRDAFVSNNYDSLDALPAGSIVGTSSLRRQCQLAERRPDLIIRSLRGNVGTRLSKLDNGEYDAIILAVAGLKRLGLESRIRAALPPEISLPAVGQGAVGIECRLDDTRTRELLAALNHHETALRVTAERAMNTRLEGGCQVPIGSYAELIDGEIWLRALVGAPDGSQIIRGERRGAPQDAEQMGISLAEELLNNGAREILAEVYNGDAPA from the coding sequence ATGTTAGACAATGTTTTAAGAATTGCCACACGCCAAAGCCCACTTGCACTCTGGCAGGCACACTATGTCAAAGACAAGTTGATGGCGAGCCATCCGGGCCTGGTCGTTGAACTGGTACCGATGGTGACGCGCGGCGATGTGATTCTTGATACGCCGCTGGCGAAAGTAGGCGGAAAAGGCTTATTTGTAAAAGAGCTGGAAGTCGCGCTCCTGGAGAATCGCGCCGATATCGCCGTACATTCAATGAAAGATGTGCCGGTTGAATTCCCGCAAGGTCTGGGGCTGGTCACCATTTGCGAGCGTGAAGATCCTCGCGATGCCTTTGTGTCCAATAACTATGACAGTCTGGATGCGTTACCGGCAGGCAGTATCGTCGGGACGTCCAGTTTACGTCGCCAGTGCCAACTGGCTGAACGCCGCCCGGATCTGATTATCCGCTCCCTGCGCGGCAACGTCGGCACTCGCCTGAGCAAACTGGATAACGGCGAATACGATGCCATCATTCTTGCCGTAGCCGGACTAAAACGTTTAGGTCTGGAGTCACGCATTCGCGCCGCGTTGCCACCCGAGATTTCTCTTCCGGCAGTAGGGCAAGGTGCGGTAGGTATTGAATGCCGCCTTGATGATACACGCACTCGCGAGCTGCTTGCCGCACTCAATCACCACGAAACTGCACTGCGCGTTACCGCCGAACGCGCCATGAATACCCGTCTCGAAGGCGGATGTCAGGTGCCAATTGGTAGCTACGCCGAGCTTATTGATGGCGAAATCTGGCTGCGTGCGTTGGTCGGCGCGCCGGACGGTTCGCAGATTATTCGCGGTGAACGCCGCGGTGCGCCGCAGGATGCCGAACAAATGGGGATTTCGCTGGCAGAGGAGCTACTGAATAACGGCGCACGCGAGATCCTCGCTGAAGTTTATAACGGAGACGCCCCGGCATGA
- the thrP gene encoding bifunctional threonine/serine APC transporter ThrP, whose translation MADNKPELQRGLEARHIELIALGGTIGVGLFMGAASTLKWAGPSVLLAYIIAGLFVFFIMRSMGEMLFLEPVTGSFAVYAHRYMSPFFGYLTAWSYWFMWMAVGISEITAIGVYVQFWFPEMAQWIPALIAVALVALANLAAVRLYGEIEFWFAMIKVTTIIVMIVIGLGVIFFGFGNGGQSIGFSNLTEHGGFFAGGWKGFLTALCIVVASYQGVELIGITAGEAKNPQVTLRSAVGKVLWRILIFYVGAIFVIVTIFPWNDIGSNGSPFVLTFAKIGITAAAGIINFVVLTAALSGCNSGMYSCGRMLYALAKNRQLPAAMAKVSRQGVPVAGVAVSIAILLIGSCLNYIIPNPQRVFVYVYSASVLPGMVPWFVILISQLRFRRAHKAAIASHPFRSILFPWANYVTMAFLICVLIGMYFNEDTRMSLFVGIIFMLAVTAIYKVFGLNRHGKAHKLEE comes from the coding sequence ATGGCAGATAACAAACCAGAGCTACAGCGTGGGCTGGAAGCTCGACATATCGAACTCATCGCCCTGGGGGGCACCATTGGCGTCGGCCTGTTTATGGGGGCCGCCAGTACCCTGAAATGGGCCGGGCCATCCGTATTGTTGGCCTATATCATCGCCGGGCTGTTCGTCTTTTTCATCATGCGTTCAATGGGCGAAATGTTGTTCCTCGAACCGGTTACCGGTTCGTTCGCCGTTTACGCGCACCGTTATATGAGCCCGTTCTTTGGCTATCTCACCGCCTGGTCTTATTGGTTTATGTGGATGGCGGTGGGGATCTCAGAAATCACCGCCATTGGCGTTTATGTCCAGTTCTGGTTCCCGGAGATGGCGCAATGGATACCGGCATTGATCGCGGTGGCGCTGGTGGCACTGGCGAATCTGGCGGCGGTGCGGTTGTACGGTGAAATCGAATTCTGGTTCGCGATGATCAAAGTCACCACGATTATAGTGATGATTGTCATTGGCCTGGGCGTGATTTTCTTTGGCTTTGGCAATGGCGGGCAGTCGATTGGTTTTAGCAATCTCACAGAGCATGGCGGTTTCTTTGCGGGTGGCTGGAAAGGGTTCCTGACCGCATTGTGTATCGTGGTGGCGTCTTACCAGGGCGTGGAGCTGATTGGCATTACGGCCGGTGAAGCGAAGAATCCGCAGGTGACACTGCGCAGTGCCGTTGGCAAAGTGCTGTGGCGAATCCTGATTTTCTACGTAGGTGCGATTTTCGTTATTGTCACCATCTTCCCGTGGAATGACATTGGCAGCAACGGCAGCCCGTTCGTACTGACTTTCGCCAAAATCGGCATTACCGCAGCGGCGGGTATTATCAACTTTGTGGTACTGACGGCTGCGCTCTCTGGCTGTAACAGCGGCATGTACAGTTGTGGACGTATGCTCTACGCACTGGCGAAAAACCGTCAGTTACCGGCGGCAATGGCGAAAGTTTCCCGTCAAGGTGTTCCGGTTGCAGGCGTGGCGGTATCAATTGCTATTCTGTTAATTGGCTCATGCCTGAACTACATCATTCCCAATCCACAGCGTGTGTTTGTCTATGTCTACAGTGCCAGCGTGCTTCCGGGGATGGTGCCATGGTTTGTGATTTTGATTAGCCAGTTGCGTTTTCGTCGAGCGCACAAAGCGGCGATTGCCAGCCATCCGTTCCGCTCAATCCTGTTCCCGTGGGCCAACTACGTAACAATGGCATTCCTGATTTGCGTTTTGATCGGCATGTACTTTAATGAAGATACGCGTATGTCGCTGTTTGTCGGCATCATCTTTATGCTGGCGGTGACGGCAATTTATAAAGTTTTTGGGCTTAATCGCCACGGTAAAGCGCATAAACTGGAGGAATAA
- the aslB gene encoding anaerobic sulfatase maturase has product MLQQVPTRAFHVMAKPSGSDCNLNCDYCFYLEKQSLYREKPVAHMDDDTLEAYVRHYIAASEPQNEVAFTWQGGEPTLLGLDFYRRAVALQAKYGAGRKVSNSFQTNGVLLDDEWCAFLAENHFLVGLSLDGPAEIHNQYRVTKGGRPTHKLVMRALTLLQKHHVDYNVLVCVNRTSAQQPLQVYDFLCNAGVEFIQFIPVVERLADETAARHGLKLHAPGDIQGELTEWSVRPDEFGEFLVAIFDHWIKRDVGKIFVMNIEWAFANFVGAPGAVCHHQPTCGRSVIVEHNGDVYACDHYVYPQYRLGNMHQQTIAEMIDSPQQQVFGEDKFKQLPAQCRSCNVLKACWGGCPKHRFMLDASGKPGLNYLCAGYQRYFRYLPPYLKAMADLLAHGRPASDIMQAHLLVVSK; this is encoded by the coding sequence ATGCTGCAACAGGTTCCAACGCGTGCTTTTCATGTGATGGCGAAACCAAGCGGTTCCGATTGTAATCTGAACTGTGACTACTGTTTTTATCTCGAAAAACAATCCCTTTACCGCGAAAAGCCAGTTGCGCATATGGACGATGACACGCTGGAAGCGTATGTCCGTCACTATATCGCTGCCAGCGAACCCCAAAACGAAGTGGCTTTTACCTGGCAGGGCGGCGAACCAACGTTACTCGGGCTGGATTTTTACCGCCGTGCCGTGGCGCTACAGGCGAAATATGGTGCTGGTAGGAAGGTAAGTAACAGCTTTCAGACTAACGGTGTGCTGCTCGATGATGAATGGTGTGCATTTCTGGCAGAAAATCATTTTCTTGTTGGGTTATCGCTGGACGGTCCGGCTGAGATCCACAATCAATATCGCGTGACCAAAGGTGGCAGACCCACGCATAAGCTGGTGATGCGTGCCCTGACGCTCCTGCAAAAACATCATGTCGACTATAACGTGCTGGTCTGTGTCAACCGCACCAGCGCGCAGCAACCGTTACAGGTTTATGATTTTTTGTGCAATGCAGGCGTGGAGTTTATCCAGTTTATTCCGGTGGTGGAGCGCCTGGCTGATGAAACAGCCGCCCGCCATGGACTGAAATTACATGCGCCTGGCGATATTCAGGGTGAGCTGACAGAATGGTCGGTGCGCCCCGATGAGTTCGGTGAGTTTCTGGTGGCAATTTTTGACCACTGGATCAAACGTGACGTCGGCAAGATTTTCGTGATGAATATCGAATGGGCGTTTGCCAATTTTGTCGGTGCGCCGGGTGCGGTTTGCCATCATCAGCCGACCTGTGGACGCTCGGTGATTGTCGAACACAACGGCGACGTTTACGCCTGCGATCACTATGTTTATCCGCAATATCGACTGGGGAATATGCATCAGCAAACAATTGCAGAAATGATCGATTCCCCGCAACAGCAGGTGTTTGGTGAAGATAAATTTAAGCAATTACCGGCGCAGTGTCGCAGTTGTAACGTGTTAAAAGCGTGCTGGGGAGGCTGCCCGAAACACCGCTTCATGCTCGATGCTAGCGGTAAACCGGGGCTGAATTATTTGTGTGCCGGATATCAGCGTTATTTCCGCTATCTACCGCCATATCTTAAAGCAATGGCTGATTTGCTGGCGCACGGTCGCCCGGCCAGCGACATTATGCAGGCACATTTGCTGGTGGTGAGTAAGTAA
- the hemY gene encoding protoheme IX biogenesis protein HemY, translated as MLKVLLLFVLLIAGIVVGPMIAGHQGYVLIQTDTYNIETSVTGLAIILILAMVVLFAIEWLLRRIFRTGAHTRGWFVGRKRRRARKQTEQALLKLAEGDYQQVEKLMAKNADHAEQPVVNYLLAAEAAQQRGDEARANQHLERAAELAGNDTIPVEITRVRLQLARNENHAARHGVDKLLEVTPRHPEVLRLAEQAYIRTGAWSSLLDIIPSMAKAHVGDEEHRAMLEQQAWIGLMDQARADNGSEGLRNWWKNQSRKTRHQVALQVAMAEHLIECDDHDTAQQIIIDGLKRQYDDRLLLPIPRLKTNNPEQLEKVLRQQIKNVGDRPLLWSTLGQSLMKHGEWQEASLAFRAALKQRPDAYDYAWLADALDRLHKPEEAAAMRRDGLMLTLQNNPPQ; from the coding sequence ATGCTAAAAGTGTTATTGCTCTTTGTGTTGCTGATTGCGGGGATCGTGGTCGGCCCGATGATTGCCGGTCATCAGGGTTACGTGCTGATCCAGACCGATACCTACAATATCGAAACCAGCGTCACGGGCCTGGCGATCATTTTGATTCTGGCGATGGTAGTGCTGTTTGCCATTGAGTGGCTACTGCGGCGGATCTTCCGCACAGGCGCGCACACCCGTGGGTGGTTTGTCGGACGTAAGCGTCGCCGTGCACGTAAGCAGACCGAACAGGCGCTGCTGAAACTGGCGGAAGGCGATTATCAGCAAGTTGAAAAGCTGATGGCGAAAAATGCCGATCACGCGGAACAACCGGTGGTGAACTATCTACTGGCTGCCGAAGCCGCGCAACAACGTGGTGATGAAGCACGCGCCAACCAACATCTGGAACGCGCAGCGGAGCTGGCCGGCAACGACACAATTCCGGTAGAAATCACCCGTGTACGTCTGCAACTGGCCCGTAATGAAAACCATGCAGCACGTCACGGCGTTGATAAGCTGCTGGAAGTTACGCCACGCCATCCGGAAGTATTACGTCTGGCGGAACAGGCGTATATCCGCACTGGTGCATGGAGTTCGCTGCTGGATATCATCCCATCAATGGCAAAAGCCCACGTTGGCGATGAAGAGCATCGTGCAATGCTGGAACAACAGGCATGGATTGGCCTGATGGATCAGGCGCGTGCCGATAACGGTAGCGAAGGTTTGCGTAACTGGTGGAAAAACCAAAGCCGGAAAACGCGTCATCAGGTGGCGTTACAGGTGGCAATGGCGGAACATCTTATTGAATGTGACGATCATGATACTGCCCAGCAAATTATCATCGACGGCCTGAAACGCCAGTATGACGATCGCCTGCTGCTGCCGATCCCGCGTCTGAAAACCAATAACCCGGAACAGCTGGAAAAAGTGCTGCGCCAACAGATCAAAAACGTGGGCGATCGCCCGTTGTTGTGGAGCACACTGGGTCAGTCGCTGATGAAGCACGGCGAATGGCAGGAAGCATCGCTCGCCTTCCGCGCGGCGCTGAAACAACGTCCGGACGCCTACGATTACGCATGGCTTGCCGACGCGCTGGACAGACTGCACAAGCCGGAAGAAGCCGCAGCGATGCGTCGCGATGGCTTGATGCTGACGTTGCAGAACAACCCGCCACAGTAG
- the hemD gene encoding uroporphyrinogen-III synthase encodes MSILVTRPSPAGEELVSRLRTLGQVAWHFPLIEFSPGRQLPQLADQLAALGESDLLFALSQHAVAFAQSQLHQQERKWPHLPTYFAIGRTTALALHTVSGQKILYPQDREISEVLLQLPELQNIAGKRALILRGNGGRELIGDTLTARGAEVTFCECYQRCAIHYDGAEEAMRWQSREVTTVVVTSGEMLQQLWSLIPQWYREHWLLRCRLLVVSERLAKLARELGWQDIKVADNADNDALLRALQ; translated from the coding sequence ATGAGTATCCTGGTCACCCGCCCGTCTCCCGCTGGAGAAGAGTTAGTGAGCCGTCTGCGCACACTGGGGCAGGTGGCCTGGCATTTTCCGCTGATTGAGTTTTCCCCGGGTCGGCAATTACCACAACTTGCCGATCAACTGGCAGCGCTGGGTGAGAGCGATCTGCTGTTTGCCCTCTCGCAACACGCGGTTGCTTTTGCCCAATCACAGCTGCATCAGCAAGAGCGTAAATGGCCCCACCTACCCACTTATTTTGCCATTGGACGGACCACCGCACTGGCGCTACATACCGTAAGCGGACAGAAGATTCTCTACCCGCAGGATCGGGAAATCAGCGAAGTCTTGCTACAATTACCTGAATTACAAAATATTGCGGGCAAACGTGCGTTGATATTGCGTGGCAATGGCGGTCGTGAGCTGATTGGGGATACCCTGACGGCGCGCGGCGCTGAAGTCACTTTTTGTGAATGTTATCAACGATGCGCAATCCATTACGATGGTGCAGAAGAAGCGATGCGCTGGCAATCCCGCGAGGTAACGACAGTCGTTGTTACCAGCGGTGAAATGTTACAGCAACTCTGGTCGCTGATCCCACAATGGTATCGTGAGCACTGGTTACTACGCTGTCGACTTTTAGTCGTCAGTGAGCGTCTGGCGAAACTCGCCCGGGAACTGGGCTGGCAAGACATTAAGGTCGCCGATAACGCTGACAACGATGCGCTTTTACGGGCATTACAATAA
- the wzyE gene encoding ECA oligosaccharide polymerase: MSLLQFSGLFVVWLLCTLFIATLTWFEFRRVRFNFNVFFSLLFLLTFFFGFPLTSVLVFRFDVGVAPPEILLQALLSAGCFYAVYYVTYKTRLRKRVADVPRRPLFTMNRVETNLTWVILMGIALVSVGIFFMHNGFLLFRLNSYSQIFSSEVSGVALKRFFYFFIPAMLVVYFLRQDSKAWLFFLVSTVAFGLLTYMIVGGTRANIIIAFAIFLFIGIIRGWISLWMLAAAGVLGIVGMFWLALKRYGMNVSGDEAFYTFLYLTRDTFSPWENLALLLQNYDNIDFQGLAPIVRDFYVFIPSWLWPGRPSMVLNSANYFTWEVLNNHSGLAISPTLIGSLVVMGGALFIPLGAIVVGLIIKWFDWLYELGNRETNRYKAAILHSFCFGAIFNMIVLAREGLDSFVSRVVFFIVVFGACLMIAKLLYWLFESAGLIHKRTKSSLRTQVEG; the protein is encoded by the coding sequence ATGAGTCTGCTGCAATTCAGTGGCCTGTTTGTTGTCTGGTTGCTCTGCACGCTGTTTATTGCCACGCTGACCTGGTTTGAGTTTCGCCGTGTGCGCTTTAACTTCAATGTCTTCTTTTCATTGCTGTTTTTGCTCACCTTTTTCTTCGGCTTCCCGCTGACCAGCGTGCTGGTATTTCGCTTTGATGTTGGTGTTGCGCCGCCAGAAATCTTGTTGCAGGCGTTGCTTTCTGCGGGCTGCTTCTACGCGGTTTACTATGTCACCTACAAAACCCGCCTACGCAAACGCGTTGCTGATGTACCGCGCCGTCCGCTGTTTACCATGAACCGCGTGGAGACCAATCTCACGTGGGTGATCCTGATGGGCATTGCGTTGGTAAGCGTCGGCATCTTCTTCATGCACAACGGTTTTTTGCTGTTCCGTCTTAACTCCTACAGTCAGATCTTCTCCAGTGAAGTCTCCGGCGTGGCGTTAAAACGTTTCTTTTACTTTTTCATCCCGGCGATGCTGGTGGTCTACTTTCTGCGCCAGGACAGCAAAGCGTGGCTGTTTTTCCTCGTCAGCACGGTCGCCTTTGGCTTGCTGACTTATATGATTGTCGGCGGCACTCGCGCCAATATCATCATCGCATTCGCTATCTTCCTGTTTATTGGCATTATTCGCGGCTGGATTTCGTTGTGGATGCTGGCGGCGGCGGGCGTGCTGGGGATTGTGGGCATGTTCTGGCTGGCGCTAAAACGCTATGGAATGAATGTGAGCGGCGATGAAGCGTTCTATACGTTTCTCTATCTCACCCGCGATACCTTTTCGCCGTGGGAGAATCTGGCATTGCTGTTGCAGAACTACGACAACATCGACTTCCAGGGCCTGGCTCCCATTGTCCGCGATTTCTATGTCTTTATCCCTTCCTGGCTGTGGCCGGGTCGCCCGAGTATGGTACTGAACTCCGCCAACTACTTTACCTGGGAAGTGCTGAATAACCACTCCGGGCTGGCGATCTCGCCTACGCTTATAGGCTCACTGGTTGTTATGGGCGGCGCGTTGTTCATCCCGCTCGGGGCGATTGTGGTTGGACTGATCATCAAATGGTTCGACTGGCTGTATGAACTGGGCAATCGCGAAACTAATCGCTATAAGGCTGCGATATTGCACAGTTTCTGCTTCGGGGCGATCTTCAATATGATCGTGCTGGCGCGTGAAGGGCTGGATTCGTTTGTCTCACGCGTAGTCTTTTTTATCGTGGTCTTCGGCGCATGTCTGATGATCGCAAAACTGTTGTACTGGCTTTTTGAAAGCGCCGGACTCATTCATAAACGTACAAAATCATCGCTCCGGACGCAGGTTGAAGGATAA